GGAGGCCCCGGCGGTTCCACCGAACTGTTCAACCTCTTCATTTACCGAACCTTCGGCCAGGGGCTCTACGCCCAGGCGACGACGATGAGTCTGGTGCTCTTCATAGCTGTCGTCATCTTGGCATTCCCTGTGATCGGGATGCTTCGTCGCCGCGAGGGAAAGATGTCATGATCAAACGCATCATTCAACCAATTTGCGCGGTCTTGCTGGCTTTAGTCGTTGTCGGGATACCTCTGTGGACGGTCGTCGTCACCGCAGGCAAATCGCAGACTGAAGCGCTCACCCCGGACATGTCGCTGCCGCAGCACTGGCAACTATGGGCCAACATCTCCACTGTCATCGATCAGACAAGGATCGGCTGGGCATATCTGGGCTCGCTGCTCCTGCTCGTTCCCTCAGTGGTCATCGTCTTGATCATTGGATCAATGGCATCGTGGGTATTAGCTCGACGTCAAGGCAAGCTCGTCTCGGTGATCTACGCTATCGGAATTTCGGGAATTATCCTGCCTCCAGCAGTTGTCACCCTGGTGTTGCTGTTACGCCAGCTGGGATTGGCTGGCCACGCGATCGGCATGATCTGCGCTTATGTCGGAATGTACCTGTCGACGGTGATTTTCTTCGTCACAGGGTTCATCCGCACCATACCCGAATCCCTCGAGGAGGCGGCCCGCATCGATGGAGCTGGACCGATGCGCGTCTTCGTGACGGTCATCCTCCCCTTACTGCGACCAGTGCTGGCAACGGCGACCATCCTCATCAGCCTGTACGTGTGGAACGACGTCTTCTATGCCTTTTTCATCGTGGGAGGTCGGATGGACACCCTGCCACTTAATCTGTTTTCAGTCGCCAGCGCAGGAGTGCACCTCAACAACTGGCATTTGATCTTCACTTACGTACTGCTCATGAGCCTGCCGATTGTGGCGCTGTTCATCGTTTTCCAGCGCAGCATCATTTCGGGCATTACCTCGGGGGCGGTCAAGTAGCCCCAATTACTGCCTGTCACTGTCGACCATCGTCGGCCCATGGTCGACAGTGACAACGAGTGCCCCGCTCGCGGCGACTGTCGTTGCAAGGTCGTATGCCCCCGACGTTCAGGTGCCGACAAGGCACACACACATGCGCACGGGCCTAGTCTCTGTAGCCGCACCCGTTGACTGCGGGCGCAGACTCACCCTCTTGCTGTCCCTGCATGAGGTTCACGCAATTCACCACTGCGTTTAAGCTGGTGTTCGAGACCACCAGGAGGATCGTGACCGAACAGCCCGCACACCCGCAGCCCCGCCACGGAGAATCGGAAGACGCGTCAGCGCGCGCCGACGATACTCAGCCGGTGCGCGCCAGTGCCGAGACGATCGGCACCCTTCCCCCTCCCGACGACGTGGAGACCCAGACGAAAACCTCGGCCACATGGGGGCACGTCGCCGCTGGTTTGTATTACGTCGCAGCCGTGGCTGCTGCGGTCGCCTTGGTGGTGGCGTGGTGGCAGTCGATCCACATGGCCACCTTCATCGAGGCGACCCACCTCATGACGTGGACCCACCCGAGACCGGGATCGCTGGCGTCGGTCCTGCTGGCGACTGCGATGATGTGCATCGCCGCAGCCATGGTGGCCATGCCGGGAATCCTTGCGGTCAACACCTGGCTGGGACGTCGCTGGGTGCGATGGGGAGCCATCGGCGGCGTCGTGGTCGGATGCGCCGCCGTGACCCTGAACTGGGTGGCGTGGATCGCAATGCCGTTCCTCGTCGCTGCCGGGGCCATCGTCTGGTTGCCCCCGGTGCGCCAATGGATGGATTCGCGGCGCCCGGCACCGCCCGAGATACGCCGCTATGACGCCCCGATCACCTACGGACGCATTCCGCAGCATTACTGACCAGCTCGGCGCGGGGGTGAGTCATCTCGCAACGAGGGCATGCACTAAGGTAAGCCTTGCCTTAGGGCAGATTCAGGCATCGTTCAATGGCTGCGCGCCAGCTTCCCAAGCTGAACACGCGGCTTCGATTCCCGATACCCAGTCTATGTGACTCATAAAGGAGTTGGTAATGAAATTACGGTACACAGTATCGGTAGCCATAACAATGGCGCTAATGTTCGCATCACCGGGAGTGGCGCACGCAGACAGTACGGGCAATTCTTCTGAAATGCCAACGACTCAAACTATCGATCAGGCATCTTCATATGAAGGAATTGACACATCAATCAACCAGAGCCTGGCCACGTCAAGAAATGATATTTTGACTTCAACAGAAGCAGGAACAATCCGGATTTCCAATAATGACGGCCGGGCGACAGTAGAAAGCAACTCAGGATCTCTGGTGATCGAAGACTCAAATGGAGAAACCCTAGGCACAGATGGCCGCAAACTCGCGAGAGTCAACGCATCGAAATCAAATAATGTCACCTATGCCGCCACAGTGACCGATACAGGGAACATCCGCGTCTACAGTATAATAGGCGACCATAGAGCACCAGAAAGCTACTCTTATTCTTTTCCTGACGTGGATTCAATTGTTCTTGATAGCGAGACTGGCACTGCTTTTCTTTTCAAATATACCGGCGGTGAGCCTGAACTTGTTGGTGGTGTAGACACACCATGGGCTCGAGATGCAAGCGGAATGAGAGTTCCCACACATTTTGAAGTCCGAGGAAATACCCTAATCCAAGTCGTCGAACACAAGTCAAGGGCGTTTACTTATCCCATCACCGCAGACCCATCATGGTGGAATAATACAAAGAAATGGTTAAAAAAGACAGGGTCAAAGGTCGCCAGCAAGGCAAACTCCGCTGCCAGCAGAATCAAATCCGCCGCCAAGTGGCTTGGCCCGAAAGCAAAGTGGCTTCATGGCAAAACTTGGCATCCAGGAACCAAAACAGTCGCACGCAAAGCGGGCCGATTTCTCGTGAAAAAAATCGGGCCCGGTGGACTCGCATTATGTGCGATCGGAGGCACTTGGGCTTGGTATAGATCCGATGCTTCTGGATGGGTCCGAGTCGGAGATGCGGTAGCGGGGTGCATCATATGAAGAAGTGGCTTCGTTTCATATGGGACCTCATCGGTGTCTCGTTTGTTTGCCTGCTACTGACAACGAAAACCACCCATACTCTTAACTACTGGAAGATCTCCGCAGGTCTGGCTCTGGCTTTAATGCTCCCAGATTTCATCAGCCTGCTACGAAACGACGAACCCCAAGACAAAGACAAAGGTCAAGATGAAGACAAAAGCCAGGAATAGACCCCGATTAGAATAGTCGATTCTTTCCGATATTAATGCCCTCCCGGTTGCCATGTTCATACCGTCCTTACCTACTCGTTCACCGTCAAGGAGAGGTCTGAACGTGGCAGCCGGTACCAAGTCAGGCCGGTCACCATGTCCAGACCTCCCGGTCGCCCCCGGCCACCTACGGATCCACTCCGCAGCGTTACTGACCCGGTCGACCGGGGATGAGTCGCCTCGAGGCGACTACATGCGCTAGACTGTCCCAAGTCCCTTCAGGGACATGCGGGCGTAGCTCAATGGTAGAGCGCCAGCTTCCCAAGCTGGACACGCGGGTTCGATTCCCGTCGCCCGCTCCATTTTTGGCAGGCGCAACATTTCGTCCTTGGAGCCTACTAACGGTCGGTCAACCAGTCAGGATGGTCGCGTCGTACGTCTTGAATGATCTGGGAATACTCCCCGCTGTACTCGTCGGTACTTATCGCCATGGCAACCGGCATCGGAACAAATCCGAGCGCATGGTCGGAATCGTCGGCAAACTCAACCCGCGTCATTGTGACCGATGATGTCCTGCGGTACATCGCGATGTTGTCTGGGAAGACACGTATGACGTAATAGGTCTCATCGTCCTTGGTGAACGACCCAGCTTCGTCCGCAGTCATGGAGCTCACAATCAGGGCGACGAACCCTACAAGGCAGCTCAATCCCAACGCAGCCACAATGGCGACGATCCGCAAGATACGCCACTTCTTCGTGCGGGTCGGCATGCGCACGCACTCCACGACGACTTCGACAGCAAGGATGACAAGACACAGATCAACGACGGCGAGCTGACTGTTATTGACAACCGGGATGAACCGATGGAACGACCTCGCCACCACGATGGCCGCGGTGAGGACCATTGAGATCCCGGCTGCACATCGCAAGTACTTCACTCGCCAGACCTCACTGTCAACCCCTCCCGCAAGGTCGAGATGAGGTGCTCGATGAACCCCTCGGCGTCGACGTCACACAGCAGATCAACATTGGGCTCCTTGCCCCACCGCCCCAACTCGTCGCCCACAGTCTGGCCACGGGTCAACGTCCCGGCCAACTCGACGTCGACGGCCAGCGGCCGAGTCCGCGCGAACCGACCCGTCACCGCATGGGCCACGACGAGCGGGTCGTGCAAATACGCGCACCATCCCAACCCGTCAGCCTGGTGAAACTCAAAGTAGAACCGCAGCGCGTCAGACAGGACGGCAACAACTGGATGGTCTCCCAGCTCCGCCACAGCCTGACGGTGACCCTCGTCCATCCGGATGACCTCGGTAGCCTGCAAGGCCCCGAGCACGAGCCGCCTGGATGCCTGGCCCCACGCCTCGAAGATCTCGTGGGCAGCTTCCGGGTCCACCGCGATGTTCCACTCGCTCGTCGGGCCGGTGTTGCCACGGTAATTGATCGCCCCACCCATGACGTGCAGCCGTTTGAGCAGTCTCGGTAGTTCCGGCTCCTCCCGCAACGCCAGGGCCAGGTTCGTCAGCGGTCCGGTGACGATGCCAACCAGCTCCCCGGGGTATGTCCGGGCAAGATCAACCCACAATTGCGCGCCGGTGCGCTCATCGGGGCGACGCCCGCACTCCCCCACCTGAGCATGACCAAGGCCGTGGGGTCCATGGGTCTCCTCGGCGGTCATCATCGGCTCGACCAGCGGCTGGTCTGCCCCGCGTGCCACGGGAATATCGGCCCCGAGCAGAGCGGTGAGCCCCAGGGCATTGCGCAGCACGTCGTCTTGACCGACATTGCCAGCCGTTGTCACCACCCCGACGGTCTCGACGTCGCTACGGCAGGCCAGGTAGGCCAGCGCGAACGCGTCGTCAATCCCAGGGTCGCAGTCGAGCAGAACCGGCATAGAGCGTGTCAGCATGGCGTCAGAATAA
The genomic region above belongs to Cutibacterium equinum and contains:
- a CDS encoding nucleoside hydrolase, encoding MLTRSMPVLLDCDPGIDDAFALAYLACRSDVETVGVVTTAGNVGQDDVLRNALGLTALLGADIPVARGADQPLVEPMMTAEETHGPHGLGHAQVGECGRRPDERTGAQLWVDLARTYPGELVGIVTGPLTNLALALREEPELPRLLKRLHVMGGAINYRGNTGPTSEWNIAVDPEAAHEIFEAWGQASRRLVLGALQATEVIRMDEGHRQAVAELGDHPVVAVLSDALRFYFEFHQADGLGWCAYLHDPLVVAHAVTGRFARTRPLAVDVELAGTLTRGQTVGDELGRWGKEPNVDLLCDVDAEGFIEHLISTLREGLTVRSGE
- a CDS encoding carbohydrate ABC transporter permease encodes the protein MIKRIIQPICAVLLALVVVGIPLWTVVVTAGKSQTEALTPDMSLPQHWQLWANISTVIDQTRIGWAYLGSLLLLVPSVVIVLIIGSMASWVLARRQGKLVSVIYAIGISGIILPPAVVTLVLLLRQLGLAGHAIGMICAYVGMYLSTVIFFVTGFIRTIPESLEEAARIDGAGPMRVFVTVILPLLRPVLATATILISLYVWNDVFYAFFIVGGRMDTLPLNLFSVASAGVHLNNWHLIFTYVLLMSLPIVALFIVFQRSIISGITSGAVK